From [Clostridium] symbiosum, a single genomic window includes:
- the nusA gene encoding transcription termination factor NusA, which produces MNKELIEALNVLEKENNISKDILLEAIENSLLTACKNHFGKADNVKVTINRETGDFSVYAEKEVVEDVEDPMLQISLAEAKMMNGRYDLGDIVHVQINSKEFGRIATQNAKNVILQKIREEERKALFNDWYCKEKDVVTGIVQRYVNRNICIDLGKIDAILNESEQVKGEVFKPTERVKLYVLEVKDTNKGPRITVSRTHPDLVKRLFESEVAEVRDGTVEIKAIAREAGSRTKIAVYSNNEDVDPVGACVGLNGARVNAIVSELRGEKIDIINWDENPAYLIENALSPAKVIFVAADEDAREAQVIVPDYQLSLAIGKEGQNARLAARLTGYKIDIKSETQARESGLLDDLELGYEQGFEGYADENFEGFGDEAYTEEITADESIETEADTEQAVQTAEDAVREEE; this is translated from the coding sequence ATGAATAAAGAGTTGATTGAAGCGTTAAACGTGCTGGAGAAGGAAAATAATATCAGCAAAGATATTCTTCTGGAGGCAATTGAAAATTCTTTACTTACAGCCTGTAAAAACCATTTTGGTAAAGCAGACAATGTAAAGGTCACCATCAACAGGGAAACCGGTGATTTTTCCGTTTATGCCGAGAAGGAAGTTGTTGAGGACGTGGAAGATCCGATGCTGCAGATCAGCCTTGCGGAAGCAAAGATGATGAACGGCAGATACGATCTTGGCGATATTGTCCATGTACAGATTAACTCCAAAGAATTCGGAAGGATCGCAACACAGAATGCGAAGAATGTGATTCTTCAGAAAATCCGTGAAGAAGAAAGAAAAGCGCTTTTCAATGACTGGTACTGCAAAGAGAAAGATGTTGTTACAGGAATTGTGCAGCGTTATGTAAACCGTAATATCTGTATTGACCTTGGAAAGATCGATGCTATTTTAAATGAGAGCGAACAGGTGAAGGGCGAGGTATTTAAACCGACGGAGCGCGTTAAGCTGTATGTACTGGAGGTAAAGGATACGAACAAGGGACCGAGAATCACGGTTTCCAGAACCCATCCCGATCTTGTTAAACGCCTTTTCGAGTCGGAAGTGGCGGAGGTAAGAGATGGCACGGTTGAGATTAAGGCGATCGCCAGAGAGGCGGGTTCCAGAACCAAGATCGCGGTATACTCCAATAACGAGGATGTGGATCCGGTCGGAGCCTGTGTCGGTCTTAACGGAGCAAGGGTTAACGCGATTGTAAGCGAACTTCGCGGAGAGAAAATAGATATTATCAACTGGGATGAGAATCCTGCCTACCTGATTGAGAATGCCCTCAGCCCGGCCAAGGTTATTTTCGTTGCCGCAGACGAAGATGCAAGGGAGGCGCAGGTGATTGTTCCTGATTACCAGCTTTCACTGGCAATCGGTAAAGAGGGACAGAACGCAAGACTTGCCGCAAGACTGACCGGTTATAAGATCGATATCAAGAGCGAGACCCAGGCAAGGGAATCCGGACTTTTAGACGATCTGGAACTGGGATATGAGCAGGGCTTTGAGGGATATGCGGACGAAAACTTTGAAGGTTTCGGTGACGAAGCTTATACAGAGGAGATAACTGCAGACGAAAGCATTGAGACGGAAGCGGATACGGAGCAGGCCGTCCAGACGGCGGAGGATGCCGTCCGGGAGGAAGAATAA
- a CDS encoding YlxR family protein, producing the protein MSTKKIPQRQCIGCGEMKNKKEMLRVLKTTDEQIIIDATGRKNGRGAYICPSMDCYKKAVKNKGLERSLKMAIPKEVYEALEKEMDSIGEQ; encoded by the coding sequence TTGAGTACAAAGAAGATACCGCAGAGACAGTGCATCGGGTGCGGAGAGATGAAGAACAAGAAAGAGATGCTCCGGGTGCTGAAAACAACCGACGAACAGATCATAATTGATGCCACAGGCAGGAAAAACGGCCGGGGCGCCTACATCTGTCCATCGATGGACTGCTATAAAAAAGCGGTGAAGAATAAAGGACTGGAGCGTTCTCTGAAGATGGCCATTCCAAAGGAAGTATATGAAGCATTGGAAAAGGAGATGGACAGCATTGGAGAACAATAA
- a CDS encoding ribosomal L7Ae/L30e/S12e/Gadd45 family protein, translating to MENNKKIFNLLGLATKAGKTASGEYMAEKAVKSGKAHLVIVSEEASDNTRKMFLNMCTYYKVPIYFFGKKEELGHAMGKEMRASLAVLDAGFSKALVKQIELNGGSEYES from the coding sequence TTGGAGAACAATAAAAAGATATTTAACCTTCTGGGCCTGGCCACCAAGGCGGGGAAAACCGCCAGCGGCGAGTATATGGCTGAGAAGGCGGTAAAAAGCGGAAAGGCTCATCTGGTTATCGTATCGGAAGAGGCATCCGACAATACCAGGAAGATGTTCCTGAATATGTGTACTTACTACAAAGTCCCGATTTACTTTTTCGGAAAAAAAGAAGAGCTGGGGCATGCAATGGGAAAAGAGATGCGCGCATCTCTGGCCGTACTGGATGCAGGTTTTTCCAAGGCACTCGTGAAACAGATTGAGCTGAACGGAGGTAGTGAGTATGAGAGTTAA
- the infB gene encoding translation initiation factor IF-2 produces MRVNELSKELGKTNKEILEILQKNQFDVKSHASSISDEQAALVKRTLSSGHASHKAATPVTGTSKPGTGKAETKRVEEIKKEPVKAEIKEAETNAANRAEGTAEPPKKRIAAVYRPQNSTQMRNNNRPAGRPAPQQKDRPVQAQSVAETVKPAAPQSQPAAAPSPAAAPSLAASPSPAAAQAPQTQAPAPQGSQGGYQGNRDGQRTGGYQGNRDGQRTGGYQGNRDGQRTGGYQGNRDGQRTGGYQGNRDGQGGGYQGNRDGQRTGGYQGNRDGQGYQGNRGGYQGNRDGQGGGYQGNRDGQRTGGYQGNRDGQGYQGNRSGYQGNRDGQGTGGYQGNRDGQRTGGYQGNRDGQRTGGYQGQGGGYQGNRSGYQGQGGGYQGNRDGQRTGGYQGNRDGQGGGYQGNRDGQRTGGYQGQGGGYQGNRGGYQGQGGGYQGNRGGQGGGYQGNRDGQRTGGYQDQGGGYQGNRGGQGGGYQGNRDGQRTGAPKPSFDGPVVQKPQNNKQNKNAYKSDKYDKKNHDDGTHTKQGKGGKNTKAPVLPPLPRKEEPKVEVVKTIIIPEVITIKELAEKMKLQPSAIVKKLFLQGKVVTINQEVDYNQAEEIAMEFDVLCEMEEKIDVIEELLKEEEENEEDMAERPPVVCVMGHVDHGKTSLLDAIRQTNVTAKEAGGITQHIGAYMVEINGQQITFLDTPGHEAFTAMRMRGAKSTDIAILVVAADDGVMPQTIEAINHAKAAGVEIIVAVNKIDKPSANIEKVKQELIEYELVSEDWGGSTIFVPVSAHTKEGIPELLEMILLTAEVKELKANPNRTARGLVIEAELDKGKGPVATVLVQKGTLHVGDPIAAGACYGKVRAMMDDKGRRVKEATPSTPVEILGLNDVPKAGEVFVATPSEKEARSFAETFISEGKNKLIEDTKAKLSLDDLFSQIKAGNVKELPIIVKADVQGSVEAVKQSLVKLSNEEVMVKVIHGGVGTINESDVSLAAASNAIIIGFNVRPDATAKSIAEREKVDMRLYRVIYQAIEDVEAAMKGMLDPIYEEQIIGHAVVRQTFKASGVGTIAGSYILDGKFQRGCKVRITRDGEQTFDGPLASLKRFKDDVKEVNAGYECGLVFEKFNDIQEDDMIEAYAMVEVPR; encoded by the coding sequence ATGAGAGTTAACGAATTGTCGAAAGAACTGGGTAAAACCAATAAAGAAATTTTAGAAATATTACAGAAGAATCAATTTGATGTCAAAAGCCACGCATCCAGCATTTCGGATGAACAGGCAGCTTTAGTAAAAAGAACGCTGTCGTCAGGGCATGCATCACATAAGGCGGCAACGCCGGTGACGGGGACTTCAAAACCAGGTACAGGAAAGGCGGAAACGAAGCGAGTGGAAGAAATTAAGAAAGAGCCAGTAAAGGCAGAAATAAAAGAAGCAGAGACAAATGCGGCTAACAGGGCGGAAGGAACGGCTGAACCGCCGAAGAAGAGAATCGCGGCAGTATACCGTCCGCAGAACAGCACCCAGATGAGAAATAATAACCGTCCGGCGGGACGTCCCGCACCACAGCAGAAAGACAGACCGGTTCAGGCCCAGAGTGTTGCCGAGACCGTAAAACCGGCAGCGCCGCAGAGCCAGCCGGCAGCAGCTCCAAGCCCGGCGGCAGCTCCAAGTCTGGCAGCAAGTCCGAGTCCGGCGGCAGCTCAGGCTCCACAGACCCAGGCACCTGCACCGCAGGGCAGCCAGGGAGGCTATCAGGGAAACCGAGACGGCCAGAGGACCGGAGGCTACCAGGGCAACCGAGACGGCCAGAGAACCGGAGGCTATCAGGGCAACCGTGACGGCCAGAGGACCGGAGGCTACCAGGGAAACCGAGACGGCCAGAGGACCGGAGGCTATCAGGGCAACCGCGACGGTCAGGGCGGAGGCTATCAGGGCAACCGAGACGGCCAGAGAACCGGAGGCTATCAGGGCAACCGTGACGGCCAGGGTTACCAGGGCAACCGCGGAGGTTACCAGGGCAATCGTGACGGCCAGGGTGGAGGCTATCAGGGAAACCGAGACGGCCAGAGAACCGGAGGCTACCAGGGAAACCGTGACGGTCAGGGTTATCAGGGCAACCGCAGCGGCTACCAGGGCAATCGTGATGGTCAGGGAACCGGGGGCTACCAGGGCAACCGCGACGGTCAGAGAACCGGAGGTTATCAGGGAAACCGAGACGGCCAGAGAACCGGAGGTTATCAGGGCCAGGGTGGAGGCTACCAGGGCAACCGCAGTGGTTACCAGGGCCAGGGCGGAGGCTACCAGGGCAACCGAGACGGCCAGAGAACCGGAGGCTACCAGGGTAACCGCGACGGTCAGGGTGGAGGCTACCAGGGAAACCGTGACGGCCAGAGAACCGGAGGCTACCAGGGTCAGGGCGGAGGCTACCAGGGCAACCGCGGAGGTTACCAGGGCCAGGGCGGAGGCTATCAGGGCAACCGCGGAGGTCAGGGCGGAGGCTACCAGGGCAACCGTGACGGCCAGAGAACCGGAGGCTATCAGGACCAGGGCGGAGGCTATCAGGGCAACCGCGGAGGTCAGGGCGGAGGCTACCAGGGCAACCGTGACGGTCAGAGAACCGGCGCTCCGAAGCCATCATTTGACGGACCTGTAGTACAGAAACCACAGAATAATAAGCAGAATAAGAACGCTTATAAGAGTGATAAATACGATAAGAAGAACCACGATGACGGGACACACACAAAACAGGGCAAGGGCGGAAAGAATACCAAGGCTCCTGTACTGCCGCCGCTGCCACGCAAGGAAGAGCCGAAGGTGGAGGTGGTTAAGACCATCATCATTCCTGAGGTAATCACGATCAAAGAGCTGGCTGAGAAGATGAAGCTGCAGCCATCCGCAATTGTAAAGAAACTGTTCCTTCAGGGAAAAGTTGTAACAATCAACCAGGAAGTGGATTACAACCAGGCAGAAGAAATCGCCATGGAATTTGACGTACTCTGCGAGATGGAAGAGAAGATCGATGTCATCGAAGAACTGCTGAAAGAGGAAGAGGAGAACGAGGAGGATATGGCTGAAAGACCGCCGGTAGTCTGTGTAATGGGTCACGTTGACCATGGTAAAACCTCCCTTCTGGATGCGATCCGCCAGACCAATGTAACGGCCAAAGAGGCAGGCGGCATCACGCAGCACATTGGCGCTTATATGGTGGAGATTAACGGACAGCAGATTACGTTCTTAGATACGCCCGGCCATGAGGCATTCACGGCTATGCGTATGAGAGGCGCCAAGTCCACCGATATCGCAATTCTCGTAGTTGCGGCAGATGACGGCGTTATGCCTCAGACGATTGAGGCAATCAACCATGCCAAGGCGGCCGGCGTTGAGATTATCGTTGCGGTAAATAAGATCGATAAACCAAGCGCCAATATTGAAAAAGTAAAACAGGAATTAATTGAATACGAACTCGTTTCAGAGGACTGGGGCGGCAGCACGATTTTCGTTCCCGTATCAGCCCATACAAAGGAAGGTATCCCGGAACTTCTTGAGATGATCCTGCTTACCGCCGAAGTGAAAGAATTAAAGGCAAATCCGAATCGTACGGCCAGAGGACTTGTAATTGAGGCAGAGCTCGATAAGGGCAAGGGTCCTGTAGCCACTGTTCTTGTCCAGAAGGGTACACTCCATGTAGGAGATCCGATTGCGGCAGGCGCCTGCTATGGTAAAGTGCGTGCAATGATGGATGATAAGGGACGCCGTGTTAAAGAGGCGACTCCGTCCACACCGGTTGAGATCCTGGGACTGAACGATGTTCCGAAGGCCGGAGAAGTATTTGTTGCAACCCCAAGCGAGAAAGAAGCAAGAAGCTTTGCGGAAACATTTATTTCCGAGGGTAAGAATAAATTAATTGAAGATACTAAGGCTAAATTATCATTAGACGATCTGTTCTCACAGATCAAAGCCGGAAACGTCAAAGAACTTCCTATCATCGTAAAAGCGGATGTACAGGGTTCGGTAGAGGCGGTAAAACAGAGCCTTGTCAAACTGTCCAACGAAGAGGTAATGGTAAAAGTGATCCACGGCGGTGTCGGCACGATCAACGAGTCCGATGTCAGCCTGGCGGCGGCATCCAACGCTATCATTATCGGTTTCAACGTGCGTCCCGACGCTACGGCGAAATCCATCGCAGAGCGCGAGAAAGTGGATATGCGTCTGTACCGCGTAATTTATCAGGCCATCGAGGACGTGGAAGCAGCCATGAAGGGCATGTTAGACCCGATCTACGAAGAGCAGATTATCGGCCATGCCGTGGTACGCCAGACCTTTAAGGCATCCGGCGTCGGAACGATTGCAGGTTCCTATATTCTGGACGGTAAATTCCAGAGAGGCTGCAAGGTGAGAATCACCCGTGACGGCGAGCAGACCTTTGACGGCCCGCTGGCATCCCTTAAGAGATTCAAGGATGATGTCAAGGAAGTCAACGCAGGATATGAGTGCGGTCTTGTATTTGAGAAGTTTAACGACATCCAGGAAGACGATATGATCGAGGCATACGCAATGGTAGAAGTTCCCCGCTAA
- the rbfA gene encoding 30S ribosome-binding factor RbfA encodes MRKNSIKNTRINSEVQRELSEIISRELKDPRIHPMTTVISVEVTPDLKFCKAYISVLGNEEAGKDTIQGLKSAVGFIRTQLARRINLRNTPELTFILDQSIEYGVNMTRLINEVTAGLGDETQTEEETGEETPEEDSEE; translated from the coding sequence ATGCGCAAAAACAGCATTAAAAATACCAGAATCAACAGCGAAGTCCAGAGAGAACTGAGTGAGATTATCAGCCGTGAATTAAAGGATCCCAGAATCCACCCGATGACGACCGTCATTTCGGTGGAGGTAACTCCGGATCTGAAGTTCTGCAAGGCATATATCAGTGTGCTCGGCAATGAAGAAGCCGGCAAAGACACGATCCAGGGCCTGAAGAGCGCGGTGGGCTTTATCCGCACCCAGTTAGCCAGAAGAATCAATCTGCGCAACACCCCGGAACTCACCTTTATTCTGGATCAGTCCATCGAATATGGTGTCAATATGACAAGGCTGATCAACGAAGTGACGGCGGGTCTGGGTGATGAAACACAGACGGAAGAGGAAACCGGAGAAGAAACTCCTGAGGAGGATTCCGAAGAGTAA
- a CDS encoding bifunctional oligoribonuclease/PAP phosphatase NrnA translates to MSNLLNEVLDGVNSVVLLGHLHPDGDCVGTCLGIYNYLSENYPQLTVELFLDHPAAKFSYLKNFDQIKTEWEDGRAYELCITMDSSDTERLGVFLPYFETAGKTFCIDHHVTNVGFAEKNHIISTASSSSEVLFGLLAEDRISKETAECLYTGIVHDTGVFKYSNTSKKTMEIAGKLVDKGLNSAKIIDDSFYRKTYVQNQVLGRALLESFLFMDGRCIFTALKQRDLDFYGADSNDLDGIIDQLRITEGVECAVFIYEKEPHVYKVSMRSNDYVDVSRIASYFGGGGHVRAAGCTISGSAYDVLNNLSKHIEQQMKEHEDK, encoded by the coding sequence ATGAGTAATTTATTAAATGAAGTACTTGACGGTGTGAACAGCGTTGTCCTTTTGGGACATCTCCATCCGGACGGCGACTGTGTCGGCACCTGTCTTGGAATTTATAATTATCTGTCGGAAAATTATCCGCAGCTTACCGTGGAGCTTTTTCTGGACCATCCGGCCGCAAAGTTTTCCTATTTAAAAAATTTCGATCAGATTAAGACGGAGTGGGAAGATGGACGCGCCTATGAGCTGTGCATCACGATGGACAGCAGTGACACGGAGCGTCTCGGCGTTTTCCTCCCGTATTTTGAGACGGCCGGGAAGACGTTCTGCATCGATCACCATGTGACTAATGTGGGTTTTGCAGAAAAGAACCATATTATTTCCACTGCCAGCTCCAGCAGCGAAGTATTGTTCGGCTTACTGGCGGAGGACCGGATCAGCAAAGAGACGGCAGAATGCCTCTACACCGGCATCGTCCACGACACCGGCGTTTTTAAATACAGCAACACCTCCAAAAAAACAATGGAGATTGCCGGAAAACTGGTGGATAAGGGACTGAACAGCGCCAAAATCATAGACGACAGCTTTTACCGCAAGACCTATGTCCAGAATCAGGTTTTGGGCCGGGCGCTTCTGGAAAGCTTTCTGTTCATGGACGGCCGCTGTATTTTCACCGCTCTGAAACAGAGAGACCTGGATTTTTACGGGGCCGACAGCAATGATCTGGACGGAATTATCGACCAGCTCAGAATCACGGAAGGTGTTGAGTGCGCTGTATTTATTTATGAAAAAGAACCGCATGTATATAAGGTAAGTATGCGTTCCAACGATTATGTGGATGTCAGCAGGATTGCATCCTACTTTGGAGGAGGCGGACACGTGCGGGCAGCCGGATGTACGATTAGCGGCAGCGCCTACGATGTGCTGAATAACCTTTCAAAGCATATTGAACAGCAGATGAAAGAGCATGAAGACAAATGA
- the truB gene encoding tRNA pseudouridine(55) synthase TruB, with amino-acid sequence MIHGIINIYKEPGYTSHDVVAKLRGILKQKKIGHTGTLDPAAEGVLPVCLGKGTKLCDMMTDKRKTYRAVMLLGTETDTQDTTGTVLRVRSTGELTEEQVREAVLGFIGHYEQIPPMYSALKVNGKKLYELARQGKEVERKARPVEIYSLEIEKMDLPRVTMSINCSKGTYIRTLCYDIGTVLGCGGCMEKLVRTKVDRFEITESLRLDEVEELTAAGRLDEKIVPVDQMFSSLPEFVSEGDELDRLLHNGNFFSRDFIPGTLVDEWMHKLQGDPEYAAEEVEDAENVETEESCGDAGDSGMAQELRIRVYDSGRRFVGIYSYAEEENKWKPKKIFLGGD; translated from the coding sequence ATGATCCATGGAATAATTAACATCTATAAAGAACCGGGATATACATCCCATGACGTGGTTGCGAAACTGCGCGGGATTTTAAAACAGAAAAAAATCGGCCATACGGGAACACTCGATCCGGCAGCGGAGGGAGTGCTTCCCGTATGTCTCGGAAAAGGCACAAAACTCTGCGACATGATGACGGATAAGAGAAAAACTTACCGTGCCGTCATGCTGCTGGGCACCGAGACCGATACGCAGGATACGACCGGCACCGTGCTCCGCGTAAGAAGCACCGGAGAACTGACGGAAGAACAGGTGAGGGAAGCCGTGCTGGGATTTATCGGCCATTACGAGCAGATCCCTCCAATGTATTCCGCATTGAAGGTAAATGGCAAAAAACTCTATGAGCTGGCCCGTCAGGGAAAAGAAGTGGAGAGAAAAGCCAGGCCGGTGGAGATCTACAGTCTGGAAATTGAGAAAATGGATCTTCCGAGGGTCACGATGAGCATAAACTGTTCCAAGGGAACTTATATCCGCACACTGTGCTACGATATCGGCACTGTGCTGGGATGCGGCGGCTGTATGGAAAAGCTGGTCAGGACAAAGGTGGACCGCTTTGAGATTACAGAAAGCTTACGCCTCGATGAGGTAGAAGAACTTACTGCTGCGGGACGGCTGGACGAAAAGATCGTTCCGGTCGATCAGATGTTTTCTTCCCTGCCGGAATTCGTCTCCGAGGGGGACGAACTGGACAGGCTGCTGCACAACGGAAATTTTTTCTCCCGGGATTTTATTCCGGGAACGCTTGTGGATGAGTGGATGCACAAACTCCAGGGCGATCCGGAATATGCGGCGGAAGAAGTGGAGGATGCGGAAAACGTAGAAACCGAAGAAAGTTGCGGCGATGCTGGAGACAGCGGCATGGCTCAGGAACTGCGGATCCGTGTTTATGACAGTGGACGCCGTTTTGTAGGAATTTATTCATACGCCGAAGAAGAAAATAAGTGGAAACCAAAGAAGATTTTTCTGGGAGGAGATTGA
- a CDS encoding bifunctional riboflavin kinase/FAD synthetase, translating into MQYITGTREFHIEEPTVVTLGKFDGLHRGHQKLLNEVFRFREKGYKTAVFTFETAPGTLMKGKLQTMITTNAERRENLQQAGIDYLVEYPFNQEVAHMQPEEFISHILAGQMKAKAIVTGTDFHFGYQRQGDVELLKRLASKYGYEMVVVDKALDGEREISSTYIREELAAGNIKKANELLGYTYMIHGRVIHGRHLGSTLGFPTVNIEPREQKHLPAFGVYLSKVVIDGELYKGITNIGRKPTIEGQHPVGVETYIYDLSADLYDKWIEVRLTDFIRPELKFSGVEELKERVLADKEAGRKMHERAAR; encoded by the coding sequence ATGCAGTACATTACCGGAACCAGAGAATTTCATATAGAAGAACCGACCGTCGTCACGCTGGGCAAATTCGACGGCCTGCACAGAGGCCATCAGAAGCTGCTGAACGAAGTGTTCCGTTTCAGGGAAAAGGGATATAAGACAGCCGTTTTTACATTCGAGACGGCTCCCGGGACTCTGATGAAAGGAAAACTTCAGACAATGATCACGACGAATGCCGAGCGGAGGGAGAATCTTCAGCAGGCGGGGATCGACTATCTTGTAGAATATCCGTTTAATCAGGAAGTGGCACATATGCAGCCGGAGGAATTTATTTCCCATATCCTGGCAGGCCAGATGAAGGCAAAAGCCATTGTTACCGGAACTGATTTCCACTTTGGATACCAGCGGCAGGGGGACGTGGAACTCTTAAAGAGACTGGCCTCCAAATACGGCTATGAGATGGTCGTCGTGGATAAAGCGCTGGACGGCGAAAGAGAGATAAGCAGTACTTATATCAGAGAGGAACTGGCCGCAGGCAATATCAAAAAGGCCAATGAACTTCTCGGATACACCTATATGATCCATGGCCGTGTGATCCACGGCAGGCATCTTGGTTCAACCCTCGGTTTTCCGACCGTCAATATCGAACCCAGGGAGCAGAAACATCTGCCCGCCTTTGGGGTCTACCTGTCCAAGGTGGTAATCGACGGTGAGCTTTACAAAGGGATTACGAATATAGGAAGAAAGCCTACGATAGAGGGGCAGCACCCGGTAGGTGTGGAGACTTATATTTATGATCTGAGCGCTGATCTGTACGACAAATGGATCGAGGTAAGGCTGACGGACTTCATCCGCCCGGAACTGAAATTTTCCGGTGTGGAGGAGCTGAAGGAGAGAGTGCTGGCCGATAAAGAGGCCGGACGGAAAATGCATGAGAGGGCAGCAAGATAA
- a CDS encoding DUF3842 family protein yields MKKIVVIDGQGGRMGKTVVEQLKNTYPDLPLTAIGTNSIATSAMLKAGADQGATGENPVFVACRDADIIIGPLGIVIADSLLGEITPAMSSAIGSSRAHKILIPVSQHCHHTVVGCSDMSLSGYIKLVCEEVGKWI; encoded by the coding sequence ATGAAAAAAATCGTAGTTATTGACGGCCAGGGCGGCCGGATGGGGAAAACAGTGGTAGAACAGTTGAAAAATACATACCCGGATCTGCCTCTAACCGCCATCGGCACCAACAGTATCGCCACCTCCGCCATGCTGAAGGCCGGAGCCGATCAGGGTGCAACCGGAGAAAATCCCGTGTTTGTCGCCTGCCGGGATGCCGATATCATTATCGGTCCCCTGGGAATCGTCATTGCGGATTCCCTGCTCGGTGAGATCACACCGGCGATGTCCTCCGCTATCGGAAGCAGCCGCGCCCACAAGATTCTGATCCCGGTCAGCCAGCATTGCCACCATACGGTTGTGGGATGCAGCGACATGTCCCTGAGCGGCTACATAAAGCTCGTCTGCGAAGAAGTCGGAAAATGGATATAG